A segment of the Toxotes jaculatrix isolate fToxJac2 chromosome 2, fToxJac2.pri, whole genome shotgun sequence genome:
CGTGCAggattgtttggccttggcTTTCAGTCACCATGCTCctcttttaatttgtcacatGAGAGCCTCTTCATCTCATACCTCGTGGAGtaagtgtttattttcttaagtATTTGTCTTTAAGGTCAATGTCTGCTTTTAAGCAACAGCCAGACTAACATATGGTgtaaaaaaaggttttctgtaTTAACGGAAGAGTCTAATACACAAAAACTTACagtcatttttgtctttactgAACACACCCATTGAACATTCATGGTACTGGTGGAAAAGTTTCTTACAGAACTGCTTCAGTTCTGCCACGTTCACAGCAGGAAGTCATGCTTCCTGGTGTGAGCGACTCTCTAAGGTCATTCCACAGCATCTCAACAGatggattttctttgtctcattttgttGTAGATTTACTCTGATGTCTCAGCTTGAGCTGGTGGACAGCCACACTGACATTATCCTGAAAGATACCCTGATAAACTTGGGAATTCATTTTCCCTTTGATGATGGCGAGCTGTCAAGGTGCAGAGGCAACAAAGCTGCTACAAATCATGATGTTCCCTCCACTGTACTTCACATTTGGGATGATGTTTTCGTGTTGGTGTACACTTCCCTTTTTAAACCACATGATTTGCTGCCTTCTTTATACATTGTTATTTGCGCTAAACACAACCCACAAAGTAATGAGAGACCTACAAGAGGCAGATTACCTACACCACAATATCCTTTCCAATTTATTTATGTGGATTTCattgaattaaataaatgtgaaggaaaaaaatattatttagtGACAAAAGCACATTCTAAACAAATACCAAGGCTCAAAATAGCGTATCTATGTAAACTTGGCACGTGGTAAAATGGGTTTGTTTCCTGGTCATGTTTTTATGTcatttgtgtttagttttgcACCATGTTTGATCCAAATGTCTTTCTCGTTCTGTGGAGAGTTGTGTTGTACATCCCTCAGGATGTCAGTGTCTAAGTGTTGTGTCTCATAAGTGAACTGACCAATCAATTGTTTATGCGCTGCTCGTTTTGCTTCTGTGTCTGCTTTGCGGTTCCCTACTGAGACTGGATCTGTCCCTGTTGTGTGTGCAGCACATTTGCAGATAGCTACTGTGTGTGGCAGTTGCACTGTGTCGAACAGAGTGACATAATCATGCCCCTGTTTTTCCATTGTTGagcaaaaattattttctcagaaTGTTCGTCAGCCAACCAGTTTGTTCCAAGGTGCCAGATCCAGCTCATCCGGCATTAATTTCACCAATAACTACTGTGAGTGATTTGAGCTGGCGTCGTTACCATTTCTGAAGACATTTTATGAAGGATTGTAATAGAACACCTCAGTGAATCAAGGACAACTAGTTCATGCTCAGCTCCCTTAATTCATACCACAAGCAAACTTCAGGAGCATTGAAACACAGGGACAGACCATTCTTAAACTTTCACACTGGGATTAACTTATTAAAGGGAAAGAACATATACAGCCCTGCACCTGTCCTCTGATGAATTTACAAGGTATTTCTATAGAGAATTCAAAAGAGAGCTGCAGGACTTCCTCTTCTAGGTGACACTTCTGAGATACTATACAGTATAGAGCCATCAATTAACgtatttccccacggggattaataaagtatctctatctatctaataACAAGGTACCTCCTTTTGATTCCACTtacacaaaaaaggaaaagatcaTTCTGAATGTTCTATCAACCAATAATAAAACCCGCTGACTGAGAGTGGGCAAATTTGAAATGTCACTGTGGGATCGATGCAGGTCTCCTGCTGGAGCTTTGCAATAACACCCAGATTACATTGTTTTAAATACCTTTATTAGTAGAaggtgacaaaacaaaacaaagtggaaCAAATTGAGCAAGCACAGACAAGCAGAGCTAATAGAGACAGACTTAAATACTTTGGGGATaacgtgtgtgcatgtacagctAAAGTGGATAGTAAAAGTATCTTTGGGGCAAATGTGTTGCTTGGCGCATGtttatggtgtgtgtgctgagagagaggagtagtgtgtgtgtgtgtgtgtgtgtgagagagagagagagatgggggtgTTACGTCTTGCAAGAAATCTAGCCGAGCCTGGGGTCACATCTTTATTTCCATACAGTTGCTCATCAGTGCATCAGTGTCTCTCCATGATTGgacattcaaaaatattttgagttgtgcaaatattaatcattttactgattttctcagtttttgttgtaGGAGGCCAGAGAAGACGAGACTGTGCTTCATCCTGTGTGCCTGTGAGTGGAGAATGGCCTCTTTCATCTCTCTACTTTCAGACATGATGGAGTGGTGAGGTTGCTTACAGAGAATTgaagtgtcttgttttctttgactGAAATCGAAACTGTCAAGTGGCACCTGGACCGCCTTGTGTAACACTTCATTCAGAACGATTTTGgcttcagatttatttattttcagtggaTATGAGAATATTGCTCACCTTTGTGCAGCAGGTTTTATGTCAGGTTTTGGTGTGCAGTTGATTctatcttttgtttttattgtccccTCTGCCTTCATGCCTCCTGAGAGTTCATTCATAGTGTCATGCACAgccagattacatttttttaagaaCATACTGATCTGCCAAGTCAcataatattcatatttaatgcTTCTCCTAAATGTTCATTCACAACACATCTCTCTTGTTTGCACTTGCCATGGTTAGGATTAGAGATTTTGGTATTGGTTTGAAATCAAAAAAGTGAACAGTGGTTTGAAGCACGGGGTAGGatggctttattttttaatgtaacgAAGTACAAGAATGTAGTACTTTGTTTACTGGAAAAACAATCCCACCAAAAATAATTCTGCAGCAATTAACTGGCAAAATGATTTAATACTATATAATAGTattttctaggagacagggtggCCTGCTGCAATAAAAGCATCTAATGCACGTAATGAGGGTGAGTAATTCATGCTGGAAAATGGACCAACATCAGAAAAATAGGTGCTCTACTATAACTACAAATATAACTACTCTGAGATATAAGACGAGGATGTCCTGTCTCCACTAgatttcactctctctgtagTACCAGTGGGTGTTAGTGTCCACCATCAGGTCTGTAAAATCACAGAGACTGAGGATCGCTCATCTCCGATTTATGCTGATAACAATGCTCTTCTTAATTTAAAGTGCATACATCCTTCTTCTTACTTTTTGCAATTTTGGCAGCATTTCTAAAATATAGCACCTCTAGCATAAACTGGACTCAAGTCTGTTCATTTTGTACTTAAGTTCATTTTGTACTGAACCCATATGCTGGACTCTGCTAATGCTAACTACAGTGGCTGGTAGTGAGTAATGGGTCATCTTATTTTTAATCTATTGTTTTTGAATTCTGTTATTCCTTAACATGTAATTTAAATCCGCAAAGCACTTTTCACTGGAAAGTGCTGCATAACTACTGAATATTGTTAAGAAGTGCAAAGAGCAGGGTGGTTAGCTCAGAATTAGAATTACAGAGGCAGCAAAGCGATTGAATAGAATAGCCTTTATTGTTATCGAACAATGTCCAACAAAATTACAGAATTGGCAGTCACAATATATTATGGCACCTAATGAGCTGCACCTTTGTATCAGAGAGGTGCATTTAAGGTGAATCCATATTCTACAGTACCTTCAGAGGGTACCAAGCCTAACAAGCCAAGCGGGTTTAGTGTAttcctgtaaaacacagagTACTGTATGAACTTAAATATACAGACGttctcattttcctctgttaTATCACCACAGTTTTGAGTATGGAACAAGCGTTGACTGGTAAACCAAGGGAAACCCACTTTGTTatgtattgtatttgttttaaagtAGAACAGTATCAAAGTACCTATTTACCCAGGCCTGttgtgaaactgtgtgaaaatgtctgaaaaggTTAAGGCCTGCAATTTGTAACTTCTAATGACAAAAAGGGAACAAGGAAGTCAACAACTTTACAGTGTCAGTAAATGCTTTGTTGTTGGTATTTGAGAACAGGTATAAAAGAATGAGGAAGTCCCAAGTAATCACAAAAAGAGAACTCAGAGTCTCACACTGTCAAACAGGTGCGGACTCCACCTTAGGATCTCAGGAAAGCAGCACCTGCCATAAGGTTTGTTTAGAGTTTTCTGAATGATAGCTATAATAACCAGTTGGCTACATGTGCACTGAGTTTTTAATAATAGTTATTTATGTTCAGGTTTTGCTTTCTTCCGATATCAACGGATCCTGGACTGTTCCTGAACCAGCCTGACAGTCCACGTGCTGTGGACTCTCCAGGGATGTCAACTCAAAGCTGCTCTGAGAACAACCTGAGGTTTATCTGTGAGCTTAGGCCCTGGCCTGGTCCATCACCAGGTAGTGCTGAGGATTGCAATGCCGATATAGATAGTGAGTCAGTGTCAGTCATCCTCCCTGCGCAGTGTAGCATCTACCAGCTGCGGCTACGCATCTGTATACAGGTAGGCAAACTCATATTGGTCGGTGTGTTGTTCAAAagtgtatttaattttttttttcttttgtgaactTTTTGTACCTTCTTTCAACTCATTCATAGCAGATCATTCCTACTGAGTACACTCTAGAGCACCATACAGATAAACACTTGGCTCCCTCAATATTTACTAAGGCACCTATATTGTCATTTTGTTCAGGTGGTAGTAGTGGTGGTTAAGGTTAGTTAGGAATGGAGAATAAACAGGGTCAGGAAAAGTCCCAGTAAAGCTAGTGGAGGGATGAAAATGTAGGTTGGTCCACGCCTTAAATGTCTCAGCAAAAATTAGATGAATCATCTTGGTACAGATATCATGGAGCCAAGAGTGTGAATCCCAGTGACTTTGTTGATCCCTTTACTTTTCATATAACACTACCCTGAAgttcacatttgtgtttttagggAAATATCGTGACAAGTATTGAAtgtatttttatgaaatttggcACAGATTTGGTGCATGTCCCCTTCAGGGTGAATTGTAATTGTTGTTGTAATGAGTTCTTATtgtcatcaggtcaaaatgttATTGTGTCCCATATTTTGGTTTCTCACCCAATACTTGCAAAACTGAAGCCATTCCCATCAGACTTTAGCTTAAAGCACTGCTATGCTATGCTACACCATCTGTATGCTATTTACAGTTCATGTTGCAACCTCGCAGAGCTGCTGATGGGTCGGTAAACATTTGGTCTTGTCGCTCTCTATGCCTTCAGGCCCAGGAAAAAAACTGCCACCCAGATCCACTTGCAATACTTGACCCAGAGAAATACACTCTGTTGTATGCCAGGGGGGATGACTGGTACGAGGCCTACGATGACTGTCAGGTTATCAGGACGTTAGACATTCCATGGTCATGTGACGACAGCGGACGCCTGTCAGCACACATCGTGGTAAAGCCCCTGGTGGCAGTTGAttcagaagagaagaagaagcagcagcagtgtctgGCTTACCTGATAGGACACAACCTGGAGAAAGAAGCATCCGACAGACTTGGTGAGCTCACATTTACCCGCCGGAAACTGGCATCTCCCAGAAGACTAGAGCTAAAAAATCGGGATGACAAGTTGTATGCCACAGAGCCTTGGATTACATGTGCCCCCATTCCAACTGACCTGCAGGACTGGCTAAACAGAAAGCTTCCCGTCACCCTCCATTACATGAACAAGATCAGCTTCAGCATACAGGTGGATTTAAGTGCAAGGCTAAATGTTCTTCTTAAAGTTTTTGGAAGGGTGATGGCAGACCGAGGGCTTGATTATGACACCTCTGACAGTCTGGTGTTTAAAGTGTCAGGGAGGGAAGAGTTTTTATCCGGAGACCACCCTCTCAGTGACTTCCTCTGCGTTCGACAGTGCTTGAAAACCAATCAGGCCTTCCACCTCTCTGTGGTACCTGTGTCGCAGCTCCCTGACGAGTCTGTCAAATTCGTGGACTGGCCACTCGTTGACGGTTTCAGCGGCCAGTTCAGCTCCCATGATGATCTCCGCCTTGAAGGGAAGGATTTGGATGACATATTCATGATATCCTTATGGGACTGCAATAGAAAACTCAGAGTCAAACTGTTAGGCTTTGACATCCCAGATCTTCCAAGCAAATGCCCTCAGTCTGTTTATGTGGAAGCCTCCATACTTTATGGTAACAAGGTTCTCTCTTCAGTCTCCTCCACTCCAAAAGCCTTCACAGATGAGGTACTGTGGAATGAATGGCTGGATTTTGATGTTCTCCTTAGGGATCTACCACGTGGAGCCAAACTGGGTCTCACTATCAATGCGACTGGTGGTGACATTTCCCAAACTACCAAAGACTCAGGGGAGGGGAAGGTCCTCTACTTTGTTAATCTTCTCCTCATAGATCAcaggtcagttttttttagcATCAAATATGGCTTTGTGTTGTATTCAGGATTGTCAGTTCAGTGTTAAATGTTGAAAACTAGACATTGGACACAAGGgcagaaattcagaaaaaaaagtgtatacaTCTAGTTTCTGCATGATTTTCCCACATTAATTCATGTAAGAGAACAACATAAGAGTTACTCTTAAAGTAAATTTCTCAAATGCAACTAAGTTGTGGTCAGTTAGTGTTATAATAACTAATCACAGAAATTACGtcatattttgcatttttgttgttaCGAAACACTCAGCACTTATTTATCCCTGCAGGTCCGTCCTTAGCCAGGGCCCCTACACGCTGCACATGTGGTCCTACCCTGACCTGGAGGAAGAGGTCATCAGCTACCAGGCAGACAAGCTGTCCTCTGCTACTAACCCAAACATAGCTGATTCCATGGCTATCAGCTTCCTTCTTGATCGCTACAGCTTCCCTGTGGTTCTCCCAAACCGCTTTAGTTCCTCTGAATGTTCCAGCAgtcccacctccacctccagcctCTCCCCAACCAAATGTattgtctcctctcctgcacCTTCCTCCCCAGCCACCTCACCCTCTTCCTCCTTATCCAGCACAgattcttcctctctgcatgtgAAACCTTTTCAAGGCCCATCAGCTGACACTGTCACTCTCAGATCCCCATCCCCGGTCATCAACACTGACAAGTCTTGCCTAAGAAGGTTTCGGGAGGAGAGTGTCCGCTATGCCTCCAACCTACCCCACTACCTGCGCAAAGTTGATTGGATGAACCGCAGGGTGGTTGAAGATGTCCACTGGCTACTGGGAAACTGGGATCCTGGGGATCTGGATGTAACTGTAGCCCTGGAGCTGTTGAGCATGGACTTTGCTGATGAGGTGGTCAGGAGGCTTGCAGTTCAGAGACTGGAAAGCCTGTCGAATGATGATGTCTTGCTGTATTTGCTGCAACTGGTGCaggtatgtgtatgtgtaaaaaaaagtcGTGTAGGGTATGAGTTTAGGAATTGTGAAAATATGTGAatgtacttttctgttttctatgcAGTCCAGTGCAGAAAAAATACACCTACTACATCAAAGATTTGTATAGATCTGATGTATATCCACACCTATAATACCTgatttaaatgaacaaataataaTCTAAATCAGTAATTCGTAACATAATTAAATTAGCTCAAAAACACTTGGTCCATAGGTCAAAGGACACAGGCAGTTTTCAGTGACAACAGTGAAAGTATCAGCTGGAAGTAAAATTAGGCCTATATATGTAAAAGTATAGTTTTAAGACCTTTATATCAGAGTGTATTTTCCTAAATAGATCTGAATTAAACTGATTTCTGCAAAATAATTCATCCATGGAAAACTTAGTGCCTGGTAATATTTCAGGACAGGACTACTGTCTgcttttggtgtgtgtgtgtgtgtgtgcgcgcgtgtgtgtgtgtgtttagtgaaGGACTCTGTTGGTGTCTGTTGGGATATACTGGGAGGCTGAGACTGTAGACTGGTGTCATTACTTACAGTTTATGTCTGTCCTGTTTATTCATACAGACCCTTAAAGTGGAACCTTACCATGACAGCTTCCTTGCTCGGTACCTCATCCAAAGAGCTCTGCGGGTGAGTCACACAGCATTTAGCAGTTTCTTGGTGGAGGGCTTAATTAGCTTTGGCAATAATAATTTAAGGCACTGTGTCTCTGAAAAGCTGCTAATCTGAATACATTTCATGTTTGCTGTCAGATTAAATTTAACGTGCattaatgcataaataaatcACTTACTGTAATGACTGACTGGTGATTTACATGTTTCAGTAGTTTCTTCATAATAGTTCATGTAAAATGTACAGTTTCAGTGTGCAGtaactacaaagaaaaaaaaaacaacaacaggtaaATCCAGTAATGGATGGACACTGCTCTGCAACTATTTCAAATATTCAAATAGTGTGTAAAGAATGTTTGGAACTTCAAAAGCTCTTTgcaagtgttgttgttgtgtcaaACCGGGATTTAATATACTCTATAAGTACGATTATTTTTCTTCcaagaaaaatgtttaattatatTTGCATCAGTTTACAGCAGACCAACATTaataacaaacattaaaatgttgacTCACTCACACCTTTAACTGCAGAGCAAGAGAATCGGCCACTTCTTCTTCTGGTACGTCCGCAGTGAGGTGGCAGGGTGTCCGTACTTCCGCCAACGCATGGCTGTGATTCTGGAGGCGTACCTGCTGGGCTGCGGCCAGGCCATGCTCGACAGCTTCACCCGGCAGGTCCACGCTGTAGAGGCACTACAGGAGGCCGCTATAATGATTAAGAAACTCTTCCCAGACAAGACTGACCTCCATCCTACAGGTGGGACATAACTAAGAAAGACACTCTTTTGGATTACCATACTTACCATTACCATACTTCTATACTTTAAACCATATTTTTacaaaatgatgaaataacGTAGAAATTAGTTGTGTTAGATatttttaaagtacttttttcatctgtttggtTTTGTATTGTGTGCAATTTTTCGGTGCCATCTTGGGAAGGTCTCGCTTGTGAAAGAAGATCCTCAGCAGGACTTGTCaggttacattttaaaataattaagtgATGCCACAATTTAAAAATCACTTCAGCGCTCGCCTACTTTGCTGTTCATTCCATAAAGGCAGCTCTTCAGTTGCACAATAATAGTCCGTTTATTGTTTCTACAGTGCATCAAGGTGAGTTCATTTCAAAGTAAACTTGTGGCACAACTATCAAAGTTTGCACCAAGgtggtaaaaaaaattaaatacctGACAACAGTAAAGTTGCTACCTGTTTACCTGAGTCATGGCCACAGGTACAGTGACACCCAGTGTATGCACAGTGAATGACAATTAACCTTCTGGTTAATAAGTGCAGCCACGCTCAGGAGCAATAttttttgagtttgagtttgagtcttttcaatattttttgaaaaaaaagtattttttttaaacacggATAAATCCACTAAAAAAGGTGACTGATTTCTTTCCCATCTCCAGAAGACAAGTTtgcctttctgtttgttttttttttttgttttttttttctagtgtgTTACAATCAATGTCATGAACACACCGGACAACAAGGTTGGTAAACTGTACAAAGCAGCATGGAGGCCATAGTGAACATGTTACAGCAGTTACTTCAGTATTCTCACCTCACTGTCTTGTTGCGTCTTGCAGTGTTGCAGACAAAGAACTAAATTGCTCCCACAGACTGTAAAAAACAATAACTGTTCTTTACTATTTACATGCCAATGTTGATAGCACTGCACCAGAAAAGGGGCAAACATAGGCATGTCCTCCCACTACTGCTGATTGAATCTGGAGCTGATAAATACTGATAAATACCCATGACTACTGCAGAGTCATTTGAGCTGGGAATGAATGCTGATTTTACGGTTTACCACTGAAGAAGATTTTGATTCATTTGGTGGTAATGACAAGTCATTTTGTTGTGTGGATTCCCATCAtccagctttttatttatttttttttgtttttttccatgggGTCTAGAACAGACTCCATATTTCTCTCTTTGCAAAATAGAGTTCATGCCAGTTTGGGATCCTTGAGAAGGACTTTTCAACATAGATTTTGCTTTAAACCATATTTGATAAAAGTTTTTCCCTCCCATCACATGGCAGTAAACCCAACAGAGATTCATGCATATATTGTGCATCACACACGTCTATCAGTTCTTCAAGAGCATTCTGTGCCACTGTTTTTTCACCTTTCTGACTTTCTTATATTGTTTGCCTTGTTTAGCTTTTCTACGAGTTTGTAATCTGTGCAATTTACCAGCAAGCGCTGTAGGAGTGAGCTTCACCACCTATTTTTCAGCTAGTGTTTCAACACCAGTAGTCACAGTACACAGCTTAATAGCAATTCAAACACAAGTCCTGGTAATTATATCCATATCAATAATGAACAGTCTGTCATAAAAATTAGCTTCTGTGCTTGGTACCCCTGTCCCAGAAGAAGCTGTGTGTTGCATCATTAGACTGacttaattgtgtttttttttttcttgtggtttTTCTGGTGTTTCAGCTCACCTCAGGCTTCAAGAGCTTCTTAGACACTGTAATCTACCAAATGAATTCCTGCTGCCCTTTGATCCCCGCATCAAAGTTGGAAGGATCCTGGTAAGCTCTGCCTTCTGTCTGTTGATGACAAATATATTACAAGTCAGCCTTTGGCCTGGGGATGCAGCCTGTGGATGTTATAAAATCACACTTTTAAACATGATTGTTGAAGTGAAACGAAGTGAATACTGTCCccacaggaaacaaacatttgaataaTCTTCAAATGTGTTGTTCCTTTTTATTTCacgaaccaaaaaaaaaaagtcaagacaAGATCTGGAAGACCAAGGAAATGTTCAAATAAAACTGCATGTCATCACAAATGTCAGTGTCTGAGGTatggataaaaacaaacatctgaatAAGGTAGAGTTGTgctgctgacagatgaagttaaAACTGAGCTCACCTTTGGTGACTGTggcattaaatgaaaaaataaatcaccacTGGCAGCTGTTAAACATGGGGgtggaaatattctgctttgGGGTTGTGTGGCAGCCAGTGGCACAGGAGACAGTGTACTGATAGAGAAAATAATGGGTTCCACTAAATATCAACAAATTCTGGatgcaaaatgataaaaataaaaagtaacagtgcaTTAAGATTGAGTTGGAGGTTCTGATGGAGGACCTGAAGCTAAGCTTAAATACAACAGCTGCTTGAAGCTGGAGTTAGTGAGAACATCATTAGCATTAGAAgctcaaataaa
Coding sequences within it:
- the si:rp71-17i16.5 gene encoding phosphatidylinositol 4,5-bisphosphate 3-kinase catalytic subunit gamma isoform isoform X2, with product MSTQSCSENNLRFICELRPWPGPSPGSAEDCNADIDSESVSVILPAQCSIYQLRLRICIQAQEKNCHPDPLAILDPEKYTLLYARGDDWYEAYDDCQVIRTLDIPWSCDDSGRLSAHIVVKPLVAVDSEEKKKQQQCLAYLIGHNLEKEASDRLGELTFTRRKLASPRRLELKNRDDKLYATEPWITCAPIPTDLQDWLNRKLPVTLHYMNKISFSIQVDLSARLNVLLKVFGRVMADRGLDYDTSDSLVFKVSGREEFLSGDHPLSDFLCVRQCLKTNQAFHLSVVPVSQLPDESVKFVDWPLVDGFSGQFSSHDDLRLEGKDLDDIFMISLWDCNRKLRVKLLGFDIPDLPSKCPQSVYVEASILYGNKVLSSVSSTPKAFTDEVLWNEWLDFDVLLRDLPRGAKLGLTINATGGDISQTTKDSGEGKVLYFVNLLLIDHRSVLSQGPYTLHMWSYPDLEEEVISYQADKLSSATNPNIADSMAISFLLDRYSFPVVLPNRFSSSECSSSPTSTSSLSPTKCIVSSPAPSSPATSPSSSLSSTDSSSLHVKPFQGPSADTVTLRSPSPVINTDKSCLRRFREESVRYASNLPHYLRKVDWMNRRVVEDVHWLLGNWDPGDLDVTVALELLSMDFADEVVRRLAVQRLESLSNDDVLLYLLQLVQTLKVEPYHDSFLARYLIQRALRSKRIGHFFFWYVRSEVAGCPYFRQRMAVILEAYLLGCGQAMLDSFTRQVHAVEALQEAAIMIKKLFPDKTDLHPTAHLRLQELLRHCNLPNEFLLPFDPRIKVGRILLDKCKVMASKKKPLWLEFSPMPSPTSATPVGIIFKEGDDLRQDMLVIQTLVVMDSIWQEKSLDLNLVPYGCISTGHNIGMIEIVRNAATIAAVQRNHRGTAGAFRNDALFEWLKSKCPLQEIDTCTQAYLSLRSHSRLLITLFSLMLLTGIPELSAAEDMRYLREALQEEQGEAEAKEHFLQQISECEQLGWTVQANWWIHMVAGIK
- the si:rp71-17i16.5 gene encoding phosphatidylinositol 4,5-bisphosphate 3-kinase catalytic subunit gamma isoform isoform X1, which translates into the protein MSTQSCSENNLRFICELRPWPGPSPGSAEDCNADIDSESVSVILPAQCSIYQLRLRICIQAQEKNCHPDPLAILDPEKYTLLYARGDDWYEAYDDCQVIRTLDIPWSCDDSGRLSAHIVVKPLVAVDSEEKKKQQQCLAYLIGHNLEKEASDRLGELTFTRRKLASPRRLELKNRDDKLYATEPWITCAPIPTDLQDWLNRKLPVTLHYMNKISFSIQVDLSARLNVLLKVFGRVMADRGLDYDTSDSLVFKVSGREEFLSGDHPLSDFLCVRQCLKTNQAFHLSVVPVSQLPDESVKFVDWPLVDGFSGQFSSHDDLRLEGKDLDDIFMISLWDCNRKLRVKLLGFDIPDLPSKCPQSVYVEASILYGNKVLSSVSSTPKAFTDEVLWNEWLDFDVLLRDLPRGAKLGLTINATGGDISQTTKDSGEGKVLYFVNLLLIDHRSVLSQGPYTLHMWSYPDLEEEVISYQADKLSSATNPNIADSMAISFLLDRYSFPVVLPNRFSSSECSSSPTSTSSLSPTKCIVSSPAPSSPATSPSSSLSSTDSSSLHVKPFQGPSADTVTLRSPSPVINTDKSCLRRFREESVRYASNLPHYLRKVDWMNRRVVEDVHWLLGNWDPGDLDVTVALELLSMDFADEVVRRLAVQRLESLSNDDVLLYLLQLVQTLKVEPYHDSFLARYLIQRALRSKRIGHFFFWYVRSEVAGCPYFRQRMAVILEAYLLGCGQAMLDSFTRQVHAVEALQEAAIMIKKLFPDKTDLHPTAHLRLQELLRHCNLPNEFLLPFDPRIKVGRILLDKCKVMASKKKPLWLEFSPMPSPTSATPVGIIFKEGDDLRQDMLVIQTLVVMDSIWQEKSLDLNLVPYGCISTGHNIGMIEIVRNAATIAAVQRNHRGTAGAFRNDALFEWLKSKCPLQEIHYKTVERFVKSCAGYCVATYVLGIGDRHNDNIMITDQGNLFHIDFGHILGNRKHFLGVKRERVPFVLTPDFLFVMGRVKGRNSLYFQRFRDTCTQAYLSLRSHSRLLITLFSLMLLTGIPELSAAEDMRYLREALQEEQGEAEAKEHFLQQISECEQLGWTVQANWWIHMVAGIK